The Stenotrophomonas sp. ASS1 genome segment GTACGCCATCGGTGAAGCCGCCTGCGTGTCCGTGCACGGCGCCAACCGCCTGGGCTCGAACTCGCTGCTGGACCTGGTGGTGTTCGGTCGTGCAGTGGCCAACCGCTGCGCCGAGACCATCAAGCCGGGCGCGTCGCACAAGCCGCTGCCGGCCGATGCCTGCGACAAGGCGCTGGGCCTGCTGGACAAGCTGCGCCACGCCAACGGCGATACCCCGACCTCGGTCATCCGCGATCGCATGCAGCGCACCATGCAGGCCGACGCGGCGGTCTTCCGCACCAGCCAGACGCTGAAGGAAGGCTGCGAGAAGATGGACAAGATCTTCGACTCGTTCCAGGACGTGAAGGTCTCCGACCGTTCGCTGGTCTGGAACTCGGACCTGATCGAGACCTACGAGCTGAACAACCTGCTGCTCAACGCGGTGGCGACGATCAACTCGGCCGAACAGCGCAAGGAAAGCCGCGGCGCGCATGCGCACGAGGACTATCCGGACCGCGACGACGTCAACTGGCAGAAGCACACCCTGGTCAGCGTCGACGAGAAGGGCAAGTGCAGCTTCGACTACCGTCCGGTGCACATGTACACGTTGACCGACGACGTGTCCGTAGTGCCGCCGAAGCCGCGCGTGTACTGATCCGACCCCGCCTACCATGCAATCCGCGCCCACGGGCGCGGGCCGCCTGAGCCAACGAGAGCAGCCATGGCCGAGTTTTCACTCCCCAAGAATTCCAAGATCACGAAGGGCAAGCACTTCCCCGTCAAGAACGGCGGCAAGAACGTGCGCACCTTCAAGATCTACCGCTGGAGTCCGGACGACGACAGCAACCCGCGCACCGATACCTATGAAGTCGATCTGGACGCCTGTGGCCCGATGGTCCTGGACGCCCTGATCAAGATCAAGAACGAGATCGACCCGACCCTGACCTTCCGCCGCTCCTGCCGCGAAGGTATCTGTGGTTCGTGCGCGATGAACATCGACGGCACCAACACCCTGGCCTGCACCCGAGCCATCTCGGACTGCGGCAAGAAGGAAGTGCCGATCTACCCGCTGCCGCACATGAACGTGGTCAAGGATCTGGTTCCGGACCTGACCCACTTCTACGCGCAGTACGCCTCGATCAAGCCGTGGATCCGCACCCAGACCCCGGCACCGCCGGACCGTGAGCGCCTGCAGTCGCCGGAAGACCGCAAGAAGCTGGACGGCCTGTACGAGTGCATCCTGTGCGCCTGCTGCTCGACCAGCTGCCCGAGCTACTGGTGGAACGGCGAGCGTTACCTGGGCCCGGCGATCCTGCTGCAGGCCTACCGCTGGATCATCGACTCGCGCGATGAGGACACCGGTGCGCGCCTGGACGATCTGGAAGATCCGTTCAAGCTGTACCGCTGCCACACCATCATGAACTGCGCCCGGACCTGCCCGAAGGGCCTGAACCCGGCGCTGGCGATCGCCGAGATCAAGAAGCTGATGATGGAACGCCGCGCCTGATCAGGCCTGGCTGTACCCGGTAGAGCCACGCCACGCGTGGCTGTGCC includes the following:
- a CDS encoding succinate dehydrogenase iron-sulfur subunit, whose protein sequence is MAEFSLPKNSKITKGKHFPVKNGGKNVRTFKIYRWSPDDDSNPRTDTYEVDLDACGPMVLDALIKIKNEIDPTLTFRRSCREGICGSCAMNIDGTNTLACTRAISDCGKKEVPIYPLPHMNVVKDLVPDLTHFYAQYASIKPWIRTQTPAPPDRERLQSPEDRKKLDGLYECILCACCSTSCPSYWWNGERYLGPAILLQAYRWIIDSRDEDTGARLDDLEDPFKLYRCHTIMNCARTCPKGLNPALAIAEIKKLMMERRA